CCTAgacaataaaaatacacaatcGTAAACAGGCGAAAAAATAACCGTAAAATAGCACCGTAGATGTGCGCGAAAGTTTCGTAACACCAAAACAGGTGTGTTTTTGGGGGGCAACAGGAAGGAACCCAGCGCACATTGCACAATTCATATACGTCCTTCGGTGCtcctgctgctactgctggtaGAGGAAGGGAAAGAGAACACTTACAGTGAACATCATCCTAAGGCCGTTTATTCAGCTCGGTCGACGGAACACAAACTACACCACGGTCGACTTTCAGAGTCGGAATATCTTTTGCGGCGTGGTAAAACCGGGAAAACACCGAGCACCAGATTCGTCCcaattttcaccacttttTTGTACTCCCTTTTCGTCCGACAACTATTTCGTCGGCCCCGGCAAATCGTACGACCAAAGGGCGACCCGGACCAATCGTGGTTCAGGTGAAGCACCGACCGTTTTCTGTGCACTGGATGCACCACTTCTTTCCCTACGAAAAACACATTATTGAGCGCTTGAATTCGGGATGGTGTGCCTGTAATTTTCACACTGCGGCAGCAAGTTTTTCACTCTCCAAACATAAAGTGTACGCGCGGCCTTTGCAAAATGGCGTTCTCGGCAAGCAGtcgaagagagaaaaaatacgGCAAAAAAAGCACAGGCAACCTGTCAAATTCGAGCTGTCAGATGGATCGAGAACGGAACGACAATCGAGTGCTCGGAGTGATATTCAAACATTCCACTTCGGTCAACTAATTGCTCACAGCAATGTGTGAAATGGGAtatatcaaataaaataatgcgATCGTATCGAATAGTCCGTGTGAACTTTGTACAGAATTTAAAATGTTCCATTCTAGATTGAAGACCCTAGAtctttgccttttttcgtCAACAACTGTGCCATGCTGTGAATTTGCTGTGAGTTTGTTCTGTCAACGGCGGAACTGTCAAAACAATCACGGTGCTCGTGTGTGGCAATACAAAACCGCGTGCTATCCCATCTCAAATCGTTCCGATACAAAACTGTTTTACGTGAAATTAAGTACAATGAAGCTAATGCAAACAGATAAACCCAATGCCAAGGGCAAAGAGCCGGcaaatttgaaaaagaaactgaAGTCGACGAAAAAACAGCaagggaaacaaaagcagaaacCCAAGGACTCAGACGAGTCGGACGATGAAGGTATTGAGCCGCTGGCAGAAACACGGATCTCCGATGAACCGATCCCGAGAAAGGTATGTTTAGTAGCGTGTTATGTGTAGGGAATAGCTTCACAGTGGTTGGGAACACTAAACAACAACTGTATGAAATTTCTAGACCAAATGGACTAACAAACAGCGCGTTTTGGTACTGTGTGCTCGCGGCATCAACCATCGAGACCGCCACTTGATGCGAGATTTAAGAACGCTAATGCCACACCATCGTGCCGAACCGAAGATGGAACGCTGGAAAACGCTACAGGTGGTGAACGAAATGAGCGAAATGAAGCATTGCAACAAGGTGATGTTGTTTGAAGGACGCCGCAAGCGTGACCTGTACATGTGGCTAGCCAACGCTAGTGTGGGCCCCTCGGTGAAATTTCTAATCGAAAATATTCACACCATGGGCGAGATGAAACTGACCGGTAACTGTTTGCGTGGTTCGCGTCCATTGATATCCTTCAGCGAAGAGTTCACTAAGCATCCTCATCTGTTGCTGATTAAGGAGCTGTTGGTGCAAATTTTCGGTGTACCAAACCACCATCCGAAGAGCCAACCGTTCGTTGATCGAGTGATCACATTCACCTACCTCGATAATCGAATCTGGTACCGGCACTTCCAGATCCTTTCGGAGGACGGCGGATTGACGGAGGTTGGGCCTCGGTTTGTGATGAATCCTATCAAAATATTTAGCGGTTCGTTCGGTGGCGACCCGATCTGGGAGAACGCTACCTATCAAAGCCCGGCTAAACACCGTCAGATGCTACGCAAAGCCGCCAGCgagaaatatttgcaaaagacGAAGAAAAAGGTCGATCGCGCGGTTAACGCACCGAAGGACACGCATAAGCTAACGCCGCACGGTGAGATCTTCAAGGATAGCGTAGAGGAACAGGTAAAGCAGGTACTGAAGCAAGAAAAGCGACTATTAAAGGAGAACCAGGTACGTGAACGGATTGAAAAGAAACAGCAGCTAATGAAGCAAAAGGATGCGATGCGGAAACTAAAATTAGCCGTCGCCAAGAAAACTGATACTACGAAAGTCCCCGCAAGAAGAGCAATGCGTAAGGAAGGCGATGGCCCTCGAAAGGGGAGCAATGGTGCGAATAAGGTAAATCAGAAAGGTAAGGTAAAGGTAAAGAACGTTGGCAAAATGAAGATCAACAGAAAGGGAGGCGATGTATAATTGTAGTTCGTCGCAAATATAAACATAACTTGAGCGGTAAATACATAAGAAATGTACGAATAAATGGCATTAAAAAAGCTTAGAATTGAAAATTTCCCAATTTTTGTAGAAACTATCACAAAAAACGACCATGGAGTCCCATATTCACCagataataaatatattacgatgtgaggttttattttgttttcaccaGCCACGCTTCGATTATATCAGAATTACACACCCTACGGGTAAAATAGTTTAGATCTGTTTACCATCTGTTGGAGCAGGAAAATATTCCTGATATTTGGTTGAAAAAATCCTTCACCTTGAAGGGGACACCATTCAGTTTCGTCTCTTGCCTTACCTTCACCTTTCAGTTTTATCGTGTATCAATAGTAAGTTTCCATGTATCATATCATATATAAGAATGTAATGGTTGGTTTTCTCCCACCTCATTCTATCCATTTCTTCCATTCCTGTTCTTCGTTTTCAGTTCAGATTTTGGGTTTAGTAGTAAATGTCTGGAATCTTGTGAATTGTAGAACGCTTCCCATTTTCCTACCACAAATGCACTCATGACAAAATTTGCACATGTGTTACTTTCTCCTGCCATATGGAAATAATAGTGCTACGGGTAAATATGTGTACGCGTAAAAAATATTCCCCTCTCTCATTATTACGGAGCATAGCATTACAAAGCTAGATTCTTCAGATTGGATACAGCACGAGGGCGTTAAGTTAGGATGGTACAATTAAAGATttgacacacgcacacgaaaaAGCTCTGAATTAAAGCATGCAAATAATAACcaatcaaatacaaaaaaataacacaaaacccTGCACTGCTTGAACGTACAAAAGTAGCTTACCACAAACTACACTTGCGTCGGCTACTTAATAGGATTTATGTGAAACATTTTATGTGAAAACGTAATCCGTTTCGGATGGAATTTCCCACGGTGACTGGAAGAATTCTTCTGGTAGCGGAGTGCAGTGGGTCGATTTGAAGTCCAGCAAGTATTTTTTAATCTGTGAAAAAGAGGAAGAACAATTAACTATTCCGTTGATGTTACACTGGAATCAAAGCAAAGAATTGTACCAGGAATTTAACCATTGAGTTACGTTGCTCGGTTGTGTACTCGGCACCAATTTCTATGGGGTAGCTTCGACTGGTACCATTGTTGCCATTGTCGCTAAGGTAGGACATCAGTAGCGAGATGCAATACTCTTCCGGCACTGTAGAAAGTAGACAAATTGGATACAAAAACGTTATACATCCCACATCGCAAGCCATTTGCATTTAAAAGATACTCACCATTCTTGATGAAATCGACCGGTTTCGATAGTAGCTCTTTCGCGAGCGCTTCCTGTTCCGGCTTGAAGATGTTCGGAAAACGATACTTAAGCATACTGATGAGCAGGTAATTTCCTCGATTTGTACCTAAATTAGCATCTCtgggaaacagaaaaaaacacaaaaacgagTGTGTTTATTGCTAATTGCTGCGAGTTCTACTTCGCTCTTCTCGACGTCACTTACTCTGAGCAAATAATTTCATCCTCCGTTCGTCGTATCAACAGCACCGGTCCATTGTATCTAACGATCAGTTCtgtattgtttaaattaacgTAATCCCGAATGGCGATTTTGACAATGTTTGAAATTCGTTCCGGCATACGGGGCAAAGCaagctgcagcacatcgtcAAACGTTGCGTCCAGAATAACTCCCTTCACCTCTGGATACTGAGAAGCTGCATAAAGTGTCGAATATCCTCCGATGCTCCAACCGTAGAGGAGAATATTTTCCGGCTTAAAGCCAAGTTCTCGAATGGCGAACTGCAGTACAGCATCGATCGCGTTTTGATCTTGATCCGGGTACGGACGTCCCTACATCATGTTAATCAATCACATTAGAggattttttctgttgctcaaAACACTATCGCCTGCTTACTTACGCTACTTCCTGCGAATCCGGGATGATTCCAACCCAGCACagaatattttaaatccaGCGGTGTGGACATGATGCCGATCTCGTAGAAGCTGGCATTTCCCTCCGAGCAGATGACGAGCGTTTTACCGTTGGCACTTTTGTGCCTATTATCAACTACGATCGTATCTATTTCGTTCCCATCGGCGGTTTTCACTTTGTTACGTTGGCCATTGCACTGAGTAACTAGCTTCGTCCGGCCTTCAATAAGCATCGGTTCTAATAGGGAATCACAATGTACGGTAAGTATCCGTCCGAAAATCATATACATGTAGAATCAATACACGCTTACCAACATAGCTTTGTAGTAGCCGCACCGAACCAGGATAAATCATTCGAATACCAAACGTGTGTATAGCAACGTAAGCCGCAATCTGGCACGGGAGCGATGAAATCCAGAAATTCTTATTTCGCTGAGCTGTCGTTTGACGACTGTGAATAGTAGTAACCGTTAGTGAATTGTGTGTATTTACAGCAGTTCCAGTTCGATCGTTTGGTCATACCTTCCACCTTTGACGGTGTAATCGATTGGCCATTGATGGAAATCAAAGTCGTATCGCCGGAGGGCAGTTTTTGGATCGCCGCAGCGATCGCTATTGCGCCGTGCATTTTCAAGCGTTTCCGCAAATCGAACGTACACCATATTCATCGACCGTCCCAAACCTCGCATACACAGGGATACTGCCACCAACAGCCCGATACCGGTCGTCACCTTCGCAAAGGTGCCAACCGATTCGGCGACAAAATAACCGCGCCGATACAGAATGGACACGAGGATTGGGGAGGTGTAGTAACTGAAACTCCACATCAGATTAAGCTGTTGACAAAAATGTAATGTGTGGTGCAATTAGTTTTACGTGAATAACTTCTTCCCATAATGCCAACAAACTAACAGCTGTCAGTAGCTGATCTCCATATTTTTCCAATGTTCCTGGTTCGTAATTGTCCtggtatgaaaaaaaaaacacaaccaccagtcaaaataaaaaaagagaaagttaAGCAACTCATGAGCGATGTGTAGGGCCAACCGTAGTTTATAAGCTAGTACTAACCCGGGATCCATCATATTCTTTCAGTAGCctcggtgtaaaaatgtacttaTGGAATGGCATGTTTTCCAAGGTGGCCGAACACGgtatttgtttggttgtgctTGTTGTTCGTTGCTTCGTCACTTGAGCCGTGAAACGTTGTTCGTGAAAGGACGTATGCGCACAACTGCTTTCTCGTCCGATAACTCTTACActtctgctgctactgctgcaagGATACACTGGAATggggtagaaatatgctgctGCGCCACTGAGGCTGGTTTGCCTTGGCGAGTATCTGCTTCCTGGCTGTGGCTGGAATTATTCGAGGCGTTGGAATCCAATAGTTCGGCGGTGGATTGGTCGGTATCGTTGTTTAATCTCCAATCTATGCATATCCACTAACTAAAATACCACTTATCTAACATAACACCATCTCCCCGTGAAACGGATCGACAACACAAAAGCGGAAAGCAAGGTTCGGGTGTattggtagtttttttttatataattgcTTTTCTAtaacctttttgttgttgtttttcgttccgaTGACGTTTATTGAAAGTGACACACAACCAAGGTAAATATAGCTACCATTTCGAATGCAGCGTTTTTTCCATTAATTCCTTTTCTCAAGCCCGCTGAATTGATTCTTTATGCAAAATTTAGCTGTACTTCATTTTGCACAGAAAATCATGAttggctgtgttttttttcatgaaatgCATCCGCATTTTCGAATATGAAGCTCAGGGCACTCACAACGATGGACGAATCTGGTGAGTTCTAGCTGTCAAACTGCCACACTTTCAAACAACTGCAACCGCCAAAACATCCCAACGAGCAAAGTGgcgttggtgtgttttgtttcattcgtcGTGAAATTTGTCTGTCGCTTTCGATTACAACGTGAGAAATTGTAACATACAACAGAATAATGGGATCGTTAAATAGCAAAGTTTCACCCTCTGGTGAAAATACACCGCCATCGGACCATGAACCATATCTTGATCCACGTTCACCAACGCTCTACATCAACAGAAGCCCCATCACTCAGGAGGTACGAATCCCGTTGGTTGGCCCCACAGCGTAGTATttggtttttcatttatttattactgaTTACTCCTTCAGCAAACTGATGTTCCTCCCAATGCATCGATCACCAGAGGGAAAGATCTCACATCTGTGCTTACGGAACCATCTGCATATGCTCTCCAGACGCCGAACAATCTACTACCGAAGCGTTTCCAATCCATCATTGATCCACGTTCACCAAGCACATTTAACAGGACTCCGCTAGTCATAGCACCGGAGGACGTTGCAAATTGCTCCTTGACTAACGTGGTATCTTCACTAAGCTATGAAGTGTGCCACAACGCACTGGAAGAGGACAGTAAGGATGCATCATTCAAAGATTGCGACTCGCAAATGCCGGATTTATGTAATCTTCAAATCGAGTACGACGAAACGGCACCGATTATTGAAGCAACGACGGACGCTAAAGAAATAACCATATTCGAGGACGCTGAGGTAATACCCTTCGTAGGTAACGATCCCCGTTCACCGTCCATTGCAATTGCCCGTACGCCTATGGTGTTGCCGAAGCACGGTAATGATGAAGAGgcaacgaaacaacacaaTGAACTACAGGTAGAGAATCTTCATGCTCTCGAAGGTGACTTAAAAGCGGAGGttgcaaagcaacaacatACCCCACAGCAGGATCCGCAGGAAAACCATAACCGGGGAGAACAAACGccgaaaaaaggtaaattgaCACCGAGGACGGGCAACCGTACGCCGTTGGGATGTATGACCAACATTGGTACGGTATCGAACAACATACGCAAAATGGCTCTCATCGGACAGACCAAACAGAACATGATAACTGATGAGCAAAAGTTGCTACCCCGCAACGGTAACATTGGCAGTGCAGAATTGAATGCATCGGCCAAACAGACCAATCGCTCGCGAATCCCTAAGCTGAGAATGTCGTAGAATCATAATACCATTTCCAATTTTCAGTGTGTTTATTGTAAGGTGTTCGACTTGcagttttgataaataaaactaaataaaggattagtaaaacaataaacgaatcaaatgaaatagtaaagaaaatgaacaaacgGTACAGAATTCAATGTATGTATAATTTTCACCGGGATTGAACGGAATGTCATTGAATCGCGCATATTCCACGTAAAAACATCACAGTAGGCACCGGTAACCAAACAGTCAACATCGCTAATCATATCCGATCCCGCTGTTGGTGACTTTGCGAGATATTGCGTATAATGGCTTCCCGTAATCGTACCACGATATCTCCGAAAGAGCAAAACGTCTGGAATGTGCCCGCGCAACCGAAGCCGGAGCCGGTCAGTGGAAAGCCGCGCAAATTATCCACGGGAAACACCACTTCCAAGCCAGCTTCACCGTCCACCGTGGAACAAAGTGTGAGCGGGTCCAAAATTCCGCTGCCTACCGTGTCGTCGAGCATGTTGAAAAAATCGCAGGACAAATTTATTCAGGTGCAACGTCAGCATGCTGAAACGGCAATGAAGTACGCTGCCGAGTACGTGTCGAGCgaggatgacgatgaggaggaggaaCAGGATGAAAACAACGGAGAAGGTAGTGATGTGGCCACCCGAAACATTCTTGGTAATGTGCTGAAAAATTATCACGGTATCGACGCGGATGTGGGCAAAACACAGGAATATTTGCAAAACCTGCTCGAATCGCGCAATGCCGTGTGCCTGATCTGCATCGAGACGGTGAAACGAGCGGACAGGGTAGGTAGTAGGGGGATAACGCTAGGAAAATTGTGTAACGCGTACTCCAGCATGCGGTTTTTCGATACGGTTCTATTTTCAGATATGGTCCTGCAGCGCGTGCTACACGTTCTTTCACCTCATGTGCATACAACGATGGGCTAATGATAGCATGTCTATGAAGCGCATGAACCACGAGCAGCAGGAGGGCTACTACAACAACCGTGGGGAGTACATTCCTAAGCCGGCACTCAATGTGCAATGGGACTGCCCGAAGTGTCGACGGGAGTATGTGCCGGAGGAAATTCCTCGCCACTATGAGTGCTTCTGTGGCAAGGAGCGAGACCCAAGCGCACACCCCTGGTTGATACCGCATTCATGCGGCGAACCGTGTGAAAAGAAACTAACTCCAGCGTGTGGTCACACGTGCCGGTTACTGTGCCATCCAGGACCGTGTCCACCATGTCCGCAAACAATTAATGTTTCATGTCGCTGCGGTTGTTCGCCGGTGAAAACAATCCGATGCGCGCAAAAGACGTGGACATGTACCAAAAAGGTGAGTGTACTTGGTGGACAATCCATGGGTCGGATTTGGTGtatagtttcttttttccttctagtGTAAACGTACATTGAGCTGTGGAATACATGAATGCGGTACCCAATGCCACGATCGCGACAATTGCCCACCGTGCCAGAATCGCAGTGAGCAGCTGTGTCTTTGTGGGTCACAAACCAAAGAGGTCAACTGTCACGAATCACGCTGGCAGTGTGGAACAGTATGTAGTAAACCATTATCATGTGGTCTACATCGTTGCGAACGTGTTTGTCATGCTGGACTTTGTGGTGCCTGTCCGTTGGGGTTACCACGGTCCTGTCCGTGCGGTAAATCGGAAACACGAGTCGCATCCTGCGCCGAACATATTGGAACATGTGGTGATACGTGCGATAAGCTACTTGCTTGTGAACAACACCGCTGTCCGGAACGATGTCATCAAGGACCGTGTGGGAAGTGTCTGGAACTCGTACCAAAAGTCTGCCGTTGCGGTTCAACGAAAAAGCCGATCGTATGTCACCGGGAAGCTATTTGCGAGGGTCGATGCAAGCAGTTACGCAATTGTGGCAAGCATCAGTGCAATCGCAAATGTTGCGATGGACAGTGTCAGCTGTGTGATAGGGTGTGCGGGAAGACATTACCCTGCGGGAAGCATAAATGCAGCTCACTTTGCCATCAGGGTCCGTGCTATCCGTGCAATCAAAAATCCAGCGTAAAATGCCGGTAAGTGTATTTTGGTTCCGTATGTTCCTTGCAACTACTGACactgatttattttttctttttagttgTGGTGGTACTGTTGTCGAAGTGGCGTGTGGTCGTGAAAGGAAAGCGAATGCACCGAAATGTAAGCTTCCCTGTCGGGTGGCTTCCAAATGTCATCATTCTAATACGCACTCGTGCCACACGGGAGAATGTCCGGCATGTACGCAGCCATGCGGTGAGCGGAACGATACGACCAACTGTGAACATCCGTGCGGAGCAAAATGCCACGATGCCGTACGGGTGGTGACACGTGACAAAAACTTTAAACCTGTTGGCCCATGGGATGTGCCGAAGGAGATTGTTGAGGTAAAAACTTTACCTCATCCGGCATGTACCGCGAAGGTGCCGGTCATGTGTCTGGGTGGTCATGAAACCATAGATTGGCCGTGCTCCATCTCGAAACCATCGTCCTGTGGTAGGCCCTGCGATCGATTGCTTAAATGCGGTGTGCATCGTTGTCCGCTGGCTTGTCACAAGGTAACGCATCGTGCCAGTACAACGCAAGATTCACGCTGTGAGGCCTGTTCCGCTGGATGTTCCCTTTCCCGTCCGACAGGATGCATTCATCAGTGTATCCTACCTTGCCACAAGCCTCCTTGTAATCCGTGCCTGGTGTCTATCAAAGCAAACTGCTATTGCGGTCTCACGCAGGTGTTTTACAAATGCCATGAGTTTTATCCTGCCGGTGTGGAGAACAAAGGACCGGAAGAGATGGCCGAGCTGGATCGCCGGCGAGAATCGTTTCTGAGCTGTGGTCAGAAATGTATCAAAAATGTAAGCATTTATTACAacggatttttgttgttgtttgatgtttacaGCGTTTATCTcataataacatttttttttttgttgcgctttACAGTTCCCCTGCGGACACCGCTGCTTTTCTATCTGTCATCCTGGACGTTGTCCAAATCCGGAGCTGTGCTCTAAGAAGGTTAAAATAAGCTGCAAATGTGCCCATCGTAAGGCAGAAGTAAGCTGTAAGGTGGCGCGCAACAATCCAACTCTAGACTGTGACACACAATGTGAAGCCATCAAGGCACAGAAACAGGAGGAGCGGGATCGTAAGGAGCGGGAGGCACGGGCCCAACAGGAGCTCGAAAATCAGCGCGAACTGGAGGAGTACGAGCGCAAATTTAACAAACGAAAATATCGTGAACGTAAACGTCATCAGGTGCAACAGGAGGAAACAGGAAGACATTGGGCTGTATACGTGCTGCCGGTTGTGGCAGTTTTGCTAGGTGTAGTTggatatattttgtttatggaataaattgtgtgttttgttttccctttttgtttaaattatcatcTTCTACTTGGGTCTATTGTTGCACCAAGTCCATGAGATGACATATGACATAACTTTCTTATCAACAAGCGCAAACAAGGATCAATTGCGATAAAATTAGGCTATACGATTACAATAAACCgagaaatgaatttaaatatttacatttttatataGGTTAGCATTTGAACCACTTTGTACAtgtataaacaaataaaacaatatataaatctACGCGTTGTGTATGCGTTAATAGAAGTACAAGTTAGAAATCTCATGTATCGTCCAGTGTATGAGTGAAGCAACGAACGTGATTACAATCATTGCGTACTGATGGGTACGTACGCAGCCGGACACTCACGTGCGCTCTCCGCGTTAAGTCGCTCATCGGCTGACGCCGGCACGACTGTCCAGGGATGAGAGAGAAGGACGATCTGGACATCATCATCTCGTCTCCGATGAGGCTGCGGGAGTCGGGTTTAAGCAGCGAAGAGAtaacgtggtggtggtgtgacactgcatattattttaataaactatataaaatttgttttctgtaaatttatttactttgtgTCGTCTCGATCACTTTCGGTTACCACAATACCACCAACgtaaaatatcataaaacGTTCAAATATGTAATATTCACGGCATTTCTCGAGGATTTGCCATCATTGCAtatcattaaacattaaaaaaagatcGAAAAGCGATTTAGTTTGAGGCTATGTAATGGGGCAGGATCTAAAACCTCTTCAAGGATCTACAGCTCTCCGCGGGTGGTGACGCATGGAAAAACAGGAGGGGGGAGGATAGTTCAAGTTCTGAACGTCGTGCGCATAACCAGGCGCTAAACAAAGCTCTCACGTCCCTCCAGAGATACACATAAATACTTACAGAGGCTTAAGCGCAGAGCGCAGATGCTCAGAAATATTTTtgaccccgtatgtgtggaaggacaatggaggagcagTATGGCGAATTTACTGTCGTACAACGGATTacactcgccaggctccggtgggctggtcacatcatgagaatgacaccggacgacccaacccGTAAAGTCATTTTAGGTCgcccacatggacagaggaggcatAGTTGATGAGGAGGAGTTGATGCGTCCACCAGAAAGGCCAGAGCTTGGGATTAGCTGACGGCGGCGCTCGACCGTAAGCAGCTTAGAGAACtgttatttaatattattattattatttattaagtcaatattgtttgctttgaGGGCTATACAACAGCGTCAGAACAGAAAATACTTTTGCAACTCTTGCAGCAGGCCAAGCCCGccaagcggttgtagcgccggataagtaaatAAGATTTATATTGAGTCTTTTTTGGAAATGGACGACTTGGTTGTGTactggtagcggcgccggtcttcaaaCGACAGCATAATTCCACCCGCACCAGTCCCTCGCAGAAAGCACTAATTATACGGCTACGTattaaaataagtctagtgaGGCAGGCATGACCCATTATGACcttacgccaagaagaaagAGTACAAATGGTTAGTTTATTAGcacattttattgaaaaaattcATACCATTGTTAAGCCATTTCTTGGTGTTTATGATATCTGTGTACAGGTAGTATGAACAAATCATTACAACAGTTTTTTCCTAGTTCCTTTGGTTGGTTCACTTTGATGAACAGAGAAGTCATAATGTATTGTCCAGTGTATGAGTAAAGCAACGAACGTGATTACAATCATTGCGTACAAAAACTCCGGTCGATTCCTGAAGGCAGAAGAGCAATAATTGAGTAGATTGATTGTGCACAAATGTTCCACATGCGTTACTGGAGACACAGGGTCAGGCAACTTACTCGTGAGATGTGCCACAAATCGTATACCAGTAGGCTCCATCGGACGGTGGGTTCGCAACGCAATGAAAATCAAAAGAGCTGCTGTTGAACGTATCTAGGCAGAGTTCGGTGCTTGAGGAGTTAATATTGCGACAATTGCCGATCGGTTGATGTCTGCCAGGCGAAACGGCGTGTTGGGGATTAAGAGCTATTGCCAGTCCCAGATAAATTACAAAGTGTCCCACAATGTAGCCGTTTAGCATGTGGTCCATAAACGATTGCCTGCACGCACATGGACGTGATAGATTATTCTGTGTTCATAAGCCATATGTGTTTAAAGAGCTTACCTGTGTGAGGAATTCCGGTTGCTTTTGCGATCAAACTTCCAAAAGATCGTCAACACAGCAGAGAACACACCGATGACTATGGCACTGCCTGGAATGCCGAGCACGGTGTGTAGCGGGTAATGGATTGCCAGGAACAAAGTCGATCCAACGGATAGTGAAAGACTTGCTGCTCCTACGGATACCACTAGCTCCGTCCGGAAAGACCCGGATGCCCAGCGGTTATGCGTTGAACGATCCATCCATGTGCGTAGATTGTGGAAAAAGTAAGAAAACGTAAACGTAGTAACGGCAAAGAAGAGCAACAAGGTCCAGGGCACGGAGTAAATCCGCTCGCTTAACAACGGTTCGGTTTCGTGGAGTGTCCAGTGCAAATACTTAATGCTAATCATGTCGAATGGCATATCAAATAGTACTACCAGCATCCCAATGGCGATATGCTCAGACCACCGGCACTTAAGCCGCAGCTTCGAAACCGCCCAAAACGCTTGG
This Anopheles marshallii chromosome 3, idAnoMarsDA_429_01, whole genome shotgun sequence DNA region includes the following protein-coding sequences:
- the LOC128715719 gene encoding uncharacterized protein LOC128715719, whose amino-acid sequence is MYSLLIGRTAEQFQQDFPRWLINIHHPVELWALLPSYIVSQTFCVVGAFLCLGHALYRRGRWPFLWLGSVVSGLLIEGCMYFSPYGETIWFSPTVIDLFGQRIPIFIFSVYPFFYYQAFWAVSKLRLKCRWSEHIAIGMLVVLFDMPFDMISIKYLHWTLHETEPLLSERIYSVPWTLLLFFAVTTFTFSYFFHNLRTWMDRSTHNRWASGSFRTELVVSVGAASLSLSVGSTLFLAIHYPLHTVLGIPGSAIVIGVFSAVLTIFWKFDRKSNRNSSHRQSFMDHMLNGYIVGHFVIYLGLAIALNPQHAVSPGRHQPIGNCRNINSSSTELCLDTFNSSSFDFHCVANPPSDGAYWYTICGTSHENRPEFLYAMIVITFVALLIHWTIHYDFSVHQSEPTKGTRKKLL